A section of the Pristiophorus japonicus isolate sPriJap1 chromosome 4, sPriJap1.hap1, whole genome shotgun sequence genome encodes:
- the pttg1 gene encoding securin: MAVRIFMEKENELLSTHTKNHPKLLSVSSMTETSLLQTPQTGKMLTATPRLQQSARKALGDVNCLLRAGSMTDYSQKKRIGKVHKGKSNKQILKTAKPTEKPSISEPPKCPVEKSEDYPEIEAFIPYNPLDFEDFNVPEEHKLDHICLTGLPFFILEQEGALMEKVLNKIPSPMKWPSLVKESSLMDFDMNTDILADLDGVAVELPLMECDF; the protein is encoded by the exons ATGGCAGTGAGAATATTTATGGAGAAAGAAAATGAGCTCTTGAGTACCCATACAAAGAACCATCCAAAGCTACTTTCTGTTTCAT CTATGACTGAAACGTCTCTACTGCAGACTCCACAAACTGGAAAGATGTTGACTGCAACTCCTCGCTTGCAGCAGTCTGCAAGAAAAGCCCTGGGTGATGTAAACTGTCTGCTGCGTGCAGGCAGCATGACTGATTACTCACAGAAAAAGAGAATAGGGAAGGTCCACAAAGGGAAAAGTAACAAACAAATTTTAAAAACAGCTAAG CCCACAGAAAAGCCTTCCATTTCAGAGCCACCAAAATGCCCTGTTGAAAAGTCTGAAGACTACCCTGAAATTGAAGCTTTCATTCCATATAATCCTCTTG ACTTTGAAGACTTTAACGTGCCAGAGGAACATAAGCTTGATCACATTTGCCTGACAGGTCTACCATTCTTTATTCTTGAACAAGAAGGAGCATTAATGGAAAAAGTGCTGAACAAAATCCCTTCACCTATGAAATGGCCTTCACTTGTAAAAGAGTCCA GTTTGATGGATTTTGACATGAATACTGACATTTTGGCAGACTTGGATGGAGTTGCAGTTGAATTGCCATTGATGGAATGTGACTTCTGA